The DNA segment TTTAAGGCTTCAAAAAAGACCATGCCACACCTAAGCATCTGAGTATACACATGTGAGTGAAGTCTCACATtgaacaataataacaaaaaagtgGAATAGATGGACAATCTACCTTACAAATAAAAGCTAAATCTCTTAGTAAATTGTCCATATTAAAACAGAAAGACTCAACAGAACTAAAAGAGAGTTTTGTAGTTGCATGAGCAACTGAATTGCCAAAAGGCTAAAGAAGACGATCAAAGCTCCAAATGCCGTATATATTGATCTTGATATAACATAGTTGAATCCAAACTCATAgtcacattttattttatttttcttgaaacatagcaaaattttagtataatctattacttattttttgtttttttttccttcttagtTGCTTGTAACATTAAGTAgtatattttttgcaattgcTCAGGAAAAATAATACAAACAAACTGGTTAAAGTTAACTTTGAGATTTCTGAGGTCAATTCAATGCCATTGCTGATGTTGAGTGatgagagggagagggagagagagagagagcttgctTTCTTGGAGGATGTAGTTGTAGCACTTTAATGGTGAGAGAGAAGGACATATTCTAGCGTCTAGAGAACACAGTAGACTCATATTGGCTGAAAGAGCTGTTATGTCACTTTTGATTATGAATCTTCATTCGCATGACTAGTTGACTTCGTTTACAATCTAATTCGGAGTGGCTTTGAACTCTCAACATGCTCTTTAAAAACGGTGTGCAGCAAAATTAATATGGAAAGTTTACTTTGTCTACCTCTATGCTCTTTGATTGATTAGTGGGACTATGgaacattttccaaaaatagttcttgagctttatttatttatttttttttctggtgaAGAAGAGTTGTACCCATAGATTTAGTATTGGTACCAAAAAAGGGTAAAAAGTTAAACAATAAACCAAGGACTGCATGCCAATCCCAGTTCTTCAGCCTATCGTCAAGCACttaaaaaaactcattcaatttcacacaaaaatgatccaaaaataaaagttacgaaattcaattttaacaaaaagtagcCACAGAATCTGATTCAGCATTGAGGAAGGCAAAAGAATAGCCTGATCTACAATACAATAAGGGATTCAAACAAGCAAACTGAAATTGATATGTACCCCCATAATCCAGCATATAAGCAGTGTGTATAATTTCACACTAAATAATATAACTCAATAAAGCCACAGATAACAATTCATGaagttttaaatgtaaaaaacaCCAAGCCATTATCATAGATTAAAGCAAGTTCTAAGTTCCATGACTATAAACATTGAACCAGATAGTTGGAAAGATCTCCATTGCATAGCTCACATAGTGCGGCTTTTAATAACATCAATGCCCATCTCAGTAGGATCAGTAGCTTGCAACTCCACCTGAATACCATCCAACTCTCTCTTAAACCTATCCTTAGAGCTTGCATAAATCATCTTGCTTCTCACCTTTGAAATATCAGGGGACCTTCATACATAATACAATAGATCAGTGAAAGCACAAACCATAACAAACAATAATACAGGAGAACAGAACAAGAACATGGTAAACTCAGAAACACTAAAGAATACCAGGCGATGAAAACAATCCTGCTCCTTGGGACATTCTCCTCTGtcataaaatcaaaatcatacaCAGCATAACGGCACTCATTGGCAGGGAGGCTTGCAGAGAAATCCTCATAACTATCAGTTGGCTCACCAAGCTTCTCAACAATAACCTGCTTCTGCTTCTCCTCAATCTTGTAAACAATGAAGCGGTAAGTTCTTTTTGCCTTCAGTTCTAAAAACTTTAGCTTGCAATCATCGTGTACAGCCATCCCAGATGCTGCATTTGCCTGCCATGTTGCATAAATACTTACAAGTATCAAATACCAACTATTTAAAATCGAAATTTCCATACttaacacacatacacacccATGCCCATGCCCACACCCACACACAGATATACACCATCCTCACACATATAAGGTGCATGTTCAGAGATTTTTTtctaatgaataaaaaaaaaattggaagaaatAATATCACTTAATGATTAAGAACCTTGCAACATATCAATTCTTCAGGAGCATACAACAAGTTTcatccaaaataagttaaacAACTGCAATTGAAAATCCCATGATGATCAAATaactatataattatataaacaaTAACACAAGGTCCTTGTTTCTTTCTTCACCTTCTGTCATTCATGGCATTTGTCATATCAACCGAGCAAACAAAAATTCTCCAAAATATTTCCCGTTGACTCATACAGCCCAAAGCTGACTACAGTGTTTACTTCAAGGCTCATCAATCATAGTTGTTCTAGTCTATGTAGAAGATATACTCATAACTAGCAACGAGCTGGAAGGTTATACAGAATTCAAACATTTGCTGCATGATAAATTCAAGCTCAAAGATATTGGACGACTCAAATACTTGTTAGAAGTAGCAAGACCTTCTAATGGAATTGCAGTGTGTCAAAGGAGGTATACATTAGAACTCTTGGCTGATATATTTAGGATGTAAAAATCACCAATGAGAGAGCATCTCAAAGTTTCAAACCATGAAGGAGATGAACTATCAGACCCTTATCAACATAGAAGATCGATTGGAAAACTTCTATATTTGACTCTAACCAAACTAGATATTAGTTTAAGTGCTAATCGACTCAGACAGTTTATGGGAAAGCCAAGACTCCCTCATCTACAAGATGCACACATGATCTTGAAATATTTGAAACCAACTTCCGGTCAAGGGCGGTTCTTCTCAGCCGTCAACTCTGCATTTGAAGTCTTATTGTGATTCAGATTGGGCAAGTTTCCCAGACACTAGAAGATTTATAACAGATATTTGTGTCTTCCTAGGAGATTATTTGATCTCAtggaaatcaaagaaacaatATACTGCATCATGATCTTTTGCAGAATTTGAATATAGAACCATGGCTACCGTTGTGAGTGAAATTGTATGGTTGATTGCCTTATTAAAGGACTTTTTACTTCAACAAACAACACTTTTTAATTATGATAAGACTCTATATATAGAGCCAATCCACTCTATCATGAAAGAACTAAACATAAAGAACTAGCATATAGAACTAGGATTCAAGACGGGATAGAAAGACATTTCATGTTTCAAGCAAACATCAACTTGTGGATCCCTTTACTAAACAATGTGAACAACAACTTCATAATCTACTCTCCAAGATGAGCATCAAGAATATCCATGCTCATCTTGAGGGGAAgtatcaaaaaagaaatcaagtgAATTGTGTTCAGATGGAGGACAGAATTGATAACGAGAGCATCAACACATGCAGTCCAGTGAGACTATACTACATCTAGTTTGGTTGTAATTTACCTGTAATTTCTTGACACACGTAAGTAGCCTATAGTCTATAGGTccagttagttagttagtttcACTTTCTTTACTCTGTTACTAACTATAGTATATACAGAGTTTATTCATTATTTAAGATCAGTTAGAAAACCACAGAATTCTTATTTAgctttctctctcaaattctaatttttttccaGCACAACAAATTATTTACTAAACCACAATTAAGCGAACAAATCAGAAATTCTCAAAGCTTTAAATCAACTATCAGAAAATTTCACATACCAAAGCAATTCATTAAGCAAAACAAAGAAGCACAAAACCCAGTCACAGAATACACAACcgacattaaaaaaattagctaTTAAACAATATGAAACACGTATTGTATATACACACCCAAACAgaaacacacatatacatacagATCAAACGGGACTCAAAGCATAAGTAACTCAACAGATCAGCTGAAATGAGCAGCGAAGACCAAACGGTTTGACgcaaaaaatctcaaaatagaAAAACGATCTCAAATCAGAATCAAGCAGATCAGTAACCTAGCAAAAACCCTAgtcaaatttaaagaaaatccatAGAGATTCCACACAAATCAAcgtataaatttacaaatttacagatccaaaagaaaaataaaattagcagAGAAAGAGAGCATGAGAGTGAGGAGTAGACGAAGgactcaccatttttttttttttttttttggttgtgtttagAGAAAATATCGGAAGAGAAGGACTAGAGAAGAGAAAATCTAGGGCTCCAAGaaatatagagagagagtgagagacagagaggaGAGACGATAAAGGTGGATGGATAAAAGTGGAAGCCTCTTTCTTTCAACTTCGGTGGCTCTTGCTAATGTAACTATGCTGGTCACGATGACGGTGTGTTGAACCACTGAGCGGGTGCCACCTCATCTGCTGTGAGATCATGAAGGTGAGTTGGATTTTGCGTGTTTCGTTCGTGTGTATTATTGGATATTATCGTACTAgtctacaacaaattttaaattacaaaggtattatttgttttaatctGGTACACTaagttacattatttttttaacctacAAATGATAATTTgccacataaaatttattataaaatagttgttttatttttttgaactaTAACACAGTTATtaaaatgttatggatgtgACATTACTcatttggtaaaaatataatttgccAATATgagtataattttaaaaaataaaatgagtatatcataaaaaatagaaataaatggAATTAaatagaatgtatttaagtattttttttcttctaaaaaaaagtaatcttgttctttttttttcgatGAGAttttttagatgttttaaaataaatgtgtaatgtaaataattttgtttgggagtaatataaaaaaaaatgaatagaatcattttataacaatattattattaaacatattttaaatatataaaaataatttaaaaatttagttagaatttcattaaatctaattttatttcttttaattccacCCAACTTTCATTCAAATTCATTTGTCTTTTGTTGTCGAGTTTGTTTACAATCTAGGGTGGCTTTGAACTTTCATGATGCTATTTACAAATAGTGTGCTGCAAAATTATAATAGAAAGTTTTACTTTTTCTACCCTATGCTCTTTTGCTTGATTAGTGGGACTGGGATATGTTCATGTAATAATGGCCCCCCTATCACAATGATGATTCTGTACCCACATTTATGTATAAAACACATTGAGAATTTATTTCTCTTGTGTTGAATGAAAGTGTTTTACTATAAAGTTTTTGAATAGTACACTTGGGAATTctgaaattaa comes from the Quercus lobata isolate SW786 unplaced genomic scaffold, ValleyOak3.0 Primary Assembly Scq3eQI_165, whole genome shotgun sequence genome and includes:
- the LOC115973685 gene encoding actin-depolymerizing factor 2-like, which gives rise to MANAASGMAVHDDCKLKFLELKAKRTYRFIVYKIEEKQKQVIVEKLGEPTDSYEDFSASLPANECRYAVYDFDFMTEENVPRSRIVFIAWSPDISKVRSKMIYASSKDRFKRELDGIQVELQATDPTEMGIDVIKSRTM